In a single window of the Canis lupus dingo isolate Sandy chromosome 18, ASM325472v2, whole genome shotgun sequence genome:
- the LOC112663584 gene encoding olfactory receptor 4S1-like, whose protein sequence is MGTKNNVTEFVLFGLFQSREMQLVCFVVFSLFHVLTVLGNLLVIIIINASKTLNSPMYFFLSHLSFADMCYPSATTPKMIANSFMERKTISFNGCMTQLFSAHFFGCTEIFLLTAMAYDRYVAICRPLHYTAIMDRWKCGLLAGASWVGGFLHSILQTLLTVQLPFCGPNEIDNFFCDVHPLLKLACADTYLVGLIVMVNSSMITLGSFIILIISYMVILLNLRNQSSEGWRKALSTCGSHIITVLLVLLPPMFMYTRPSTTLAADKLVILFNIVMPPLLNPLIYTLRNNEVKNAMRKLFRVEGSMGEK, encoded by the coding sequence ATGGGAACCAAGAACAACGTGACTGAATTTGTGTTGTTCGGCCTTTTCCAGAGCAGGGAGATGCAGCTTGTGTGCTTTGtggtcttctccctcttccacgtGCTCACTGTCCTGGGGAACCTTctggtcatcatcatcatcaatgcCAGCAAGACCCTGAATTCtcccatgtatttcttcctcAGCCACCTGTCTTTTGCGGACATGTGCTATCCATCTGCTACCACACCCAAGATGATTGCTAACAGTTTCATGGAGCGAAAGACCATCTCCTTCAATGGGTGCATGACCCAGCTCTTTTCTGCCCACTTCTTTGGTTGCACTGAGATCTTTCTCCTCACAGctatggcctatgaccgctatgtggccatctgtagGCCCCTGCACTACACGGCTATCATGGATCGGTGGAAGTGTGGTCTGCTGGCAGGGGCCTCCTGGGTGGGTGGCTTTCTGCATTCCATCCTACAGACCCTCCTCACAGTCCAGCTGCCCTTTTGTGGGCCTAATGAGATTGACAACTTCTTCTGTGATGTTCATCCCTTGCTGAAGCTGGCCTGTGCTGACACTTATTTGGTGGGGCTCATTGTGATGGTCAACAGTAGTATGATCACTTTGGGGTCCTTTATCATCCTTATCATCTCCTACATGGTCATCTTACTGAACCTGAGAAACCAGTCATCTGAGGGCTGGCGTAAGGCTCTCTCTACATGTGGCTCACACATCATCACTGTTCTTTTGGTCCTTCTGCCCCCCATGTTCATGTATACTCGTCCCTCCACCACCCTGGCTGCTGACAAACTTGTCATCCTCTTTAACATTGTCATGCCACCTTTGCTGAACCCTCTGATCTACACTTTGAGGAACAATGAGGTGAAAAATGCAATGAGGAAACTGTTTAGAGTAGAGGGGAGCATGGGGGAGAAGTGA